From Micromonospora nigra, one genomic window encodes:
- a CDS encoding LysR family transcriptional regulator has translation MQLHQLRYFVAVAEVRHFTQAADIVGITQPSLSKQIHALEGTLGAPLFERVRGNITLTAAGKVLLPLATRILADVDTATREVQELVGLRRGRVRLGATPSLATSLAPPVLRRFRDAHPTIDLRVEEGGSQDLVRDLLHGDLDLALIIMPAQGTDPGLRADPILRESLVVASVDPVPTVAPGGDLRITDLRDQPLVMFREGYDLRDATLQACRDAGFEPTLSVDGGEMDAVLSFVEAGLGIALVPGIVVARRPAIRVTRLAPPGVRRTIAVARRRDAVPTHAGRELRRILLEYVHEATATDDLPPGVEPL, from the coding sequence ATGCAGCTCCACCAACTCAGGTACTTCGTCGCGGTGGCCGAAGTGCGACATTTCACTCAGGCGGCCGATATCGTCGGCATAACCCAGCCCTCGTTGAGTAAGCAAATTCACGCCCTGGAGGGCACCCTCGGGGCGCCCCTGTTCGAACGGGTAAGGGGCAACATCACCCTCACCGCCGCCGGAAAGGTGCTGCTGCCGCTGGCCACCCGGATCCTCGCCGACGTCGACACCGCCACCCGCGAGGTGCAGGAACTGGTGGGCCTGCGGCGTGGCCGGGTCCGGCTCGGCGCGACCCCCAGCCTCGCCACCTCGCTCGCCCCGCCCGTGCTGCGGCGGTTCCGCGACGCCCACCCCACCATCGACCTGCGGGTCGAGGAGGGCGGCTCCCAGGACCTGGTCCGTGACCTGCTGCACGGCGACCTCGACCTGGCACTGATCATCATGCCGGCGCAGGGCACCGACCCCGGGCTGCGCGCCGACCCGATCCTGCGCGAGAGCCTCGTGGTGGCCTCCGTCGACCCGGTGCCCACCGTCGCGCCCGGCGGCGACCTGCGCATCACCGACCTGCGCGACCAGCCACTGGTGATGTTCCGGGAGGGCTACGACCTGCGCGACGCCACCCTCCAGGCGTGCCGGGACGCCGGCTTCGAACCGACCCTGTCCGTCGACGGCGGCGAGATGGACGCCGTCCTCAGCTTCGTCGAGGCGGGGCTGGGCATCGCCCTGGTACCCGGCATCGTGGTCGCCCGGCGACCCGCCATCCGGGTCACCCGCCTCGCTCCGCCCGGCGTGCGGCGCACCATCGCCGTGGCCCGCCGCCGCGACGCCGTGCCCACCCACGCCGGCCGGGAACTGCGTCGCATCCTGCTCGAGTACGTGCACGAGGCGACCGCCACCGACGACCTCCCGCCCGGCGTCGAACCACTCTGA
- a CDS encoding FAD-dependent oxidoreductase, with protein MTSQRAVVIGASMGGLLTARVLAEVYDEVLLVDRDTVPDQATSRRGVPQGRQLHVLLARGRQALEELLPGVGGELTARGVPTVDLHGQVHWYNDGFPMRRAPSPLTGFGVSRPLLEQVVRARVAALPGLRIRTGCEATGLTSTADRRRVTGVRLHPRDGEPETVDADLVVDAAGRGTRSPRWLAELGHRPAPEEQVRVDVTYLTRTYHREPHHLDGLLGTLANATPGRPRGGIVAVQENDRFAVALSGMLGEEPPADEAGMVEFADTLAAPQIAELLRTAEPAGPGAVMRFPASVRRRYERLRRFPAGYLVVADALCSFNPLYGQGMTVAALEALLLRRLLAQQAPDRLARRFFRGAARIIDGPWAISVGTDLRFPEVPGRRSPRVRLVNAYVHRLHAAATRDPALGAAFLRVLNLVDPPTRLLTPGVLLRVLRGPRPAAAPRGQRPSASSIAR; from the coding sequence ATGACGTCGCAGCGCGCCGTGGTGATCGGCGCCAGCATGGGTGGCCTGCTCACCGCTCGCGTCCTCGCCGAGGTGTACGACGAGGTCCTGCTCGTCGACCGGGACACCGTCCCCGACCAGGCGACCAGCCGCCGGGGCGTCCCACAGGGACGGCAACTGCACGTCCTGCTGGCGCGCGGCCGGCAGGCCCTGGAGGAACTGTTGCCCGGCGTCGGCGGCGAACTGACCGCCCGCGGCGTCCCCACCGTCGACCTGCACGGGCAGGTGCACTGGTACAACGACGGCTTCCCGATGCGCCGTGCCCCGTCGCCGTTGACCGGCTTCGGCGTCAGCCGACCCCTGCTGGAGCAGGTGGTCCGCGCCCGCGTCGCGGCCCTGCCCGGGCTGCGGATCAGGACGGGGTGCGAGGCGACCGGGCTGACCAGCACCGCCGACCGGCGGCGGGTCACCGGCGTACGCCTGCACCCGCGCGACGGCGAGCCGGAGACCGTCGACGCGGACCTCGTGGTGGACGCCGCCGGGCGGGGCACCCGCAGCCCCCGGTGGCTCGCCGAACTGGGTCACCGACCGGCCCCCGAGGAGCAGGTCCGGGTGGACGTGACCTACCTGACCCGCACCTACCACCGGGAACCGCACCACCTCGACGGCCTGCTCGGGACGCTGGCCAACGCGACACCCGGCCGACCGCGCGGGGGCATCGTCGCCGTGCAGGAGAACGACCGTTTCGCGGTGGCCCTCAGCGGCATGCTCGGCGAGGAACCCCCGGCCGACGAGGCGGGCATGGTCGAGTTCGCCGACACCCTCGCCGCGCCACAGATCGCCGAGCTGCTGCGCACCGCCGAGCCGGCCGGGCCGGGGGCCGTCATGCGCTTCCCGGCCAGCGTCCGTCGCCGCTACGAACGGCTGCGCCGCTTCCCCGCCGGCTACCTGGTGGTCGCCGACGCCCTGTGCAGCTTCAACCCCCTGTACGGGCAGGGAATGACCGTGGCCGCGCTGGAGGCGCTGCTGCTGCGCCGGCTACTGGCCCAGCAGGCCCCGGACCGGCTGGCCCGGCGGTTCTTCCGCGGCGCCGCCCGGATCATCGACGGGCCATGGGCCATCTCGGTCGGCACGGATCTGCGCTTCCCCGAGGTGCCCGGTCGCCGGTCGCCGCGGGTGCGGCTGGTCAACGCGTACGTCCACCGGCTGCACGCCGCCGCGACCCGCGACCCGGCGCTCGGCGCGGCTTTCCTGCGGGTGCTCAACCTCGTCGACCCGCCGACCCGGCTGCTCACGCCCGGGGTGCTGCTGCGGGTGCTGCGCGGCCCCCGCCCCGCCGCCGCCCCGCGGGGTCAGCGGCCCTCCGCGTCGTCCATCGCCCGGTAG
- a CDS encoding succinate dehydrogenase cytochrome b subunit, translating into MVVTTRTRSPIRSSVGLKAVMAVTGIILVLFLIAHMLGNLKIFAGAGSFNHYAEWLRELGAPVLPGVWGLWILRIGLVVAVLGHIWAATALALRARAARPVRYAHRKKVRGSYAARTMRWGGVIILLFVIYHILDLTTGTLNPVGDPTRPYANVVADFAPERWYVTLFYTLAVVTLGFHLRHGLFSALRSLGQQTPRGEQRARLVALGFAVALCAGYLVVPFAVLTGLVS; encoded by the coding sequence GTGGTAGTCACGACGAGAACCCGGTCGCCCATCCGCTCCAGCGTCGGCCTCAAGGCCGTCATGGCGGTGACGGGCATCATCCTGGTGCTGTTCCTCATCGCGCACATGCTCGGCAACCTGAAGATCTTCGCGGGCGCCGGGTCGTTCAACCACTACGCGGAGTGGCTGCGCGAGCTGGGGGCCCCCGTGCTGCCGGGCGTCTGGGGCCTGTGGATCCTGCGGATCGGGCTGGTGGTCGCCGTACTCGGTCACATCTGGGCCGCCACGGCCCTGGCGCTGCGCGCCCGCGCCGCCCGCCCGGTGCGGTACGCGCACCGCAAGAAGGTCCGGGGCAGCTACGCGGCCCGCACCATGCGCTGGGGCGGCGTGATCATCCTGCTCTTCGTGATCTACCACATCCTGGACCTGACCACCGGCACGCTGAACCCGGTCGGCGACCCGACCCGCCCGTACGCCAACGTGGTCGCCGACTTCGCCCCGGAGCGCTGGTACGTCACGCTCTTCTACACCCTGGCGGTCGTCACCCTCGGCTTCCACCTGCGCCACGGGCTCTTCAGCGCGCTGCGCAGCCTCGGCCAGCAGACCCCGCGCGGCGAGCAGCGCGCCCGGCTCGTGGCGCTGGGCTTCGCCGTCGCGCTCTGCGCCGGCTACCTGGTGGTCCCGTTCGCCGTACTCACCGGATTGGTGTCCTGA
- a CDS encoding fumarate reductase/succinate dehydrogenase flavoprotein subunit, protein MDLFTEGDPIADTRAPDGPVETRWERRRFSAKLVNPANRRKMTVIVVGTGLAGGSAAATLAEQGYQVKSYCYQDSPRRAHSIAAQGGINAAKNYRNDGDSVHRLFYDTVKGGDFRSRESNVHRLAEVSVNIIDQCVAQGVPFAREYGGLLDTRSFGGAQVQRTFYARGQTGQQLLLGAYQALERQIGLGNVEMNARHEMLELVVVDGRARGIVVRDMVTGEITTEMADAVVLASGGYGNVFYLSTNAKGCNVTATWRAHRKGAYFANPCYTQIHPTCIPVSGDHQSKLTLMSESLRNDGRVWVPKTKGDDRDPREIPEDERDYYLERIYPSFGNLVPRDIASRAAKNVCDEGRGVGATKLGVYLDFADAITRLGRKAVEAKYGNLFEMYERITGEDPYEVPMRIYPAVHYTMGGLWVDYDLQSTIPGLFVIGEANFSDHGANRLGASALMQGLADGYFVLPSTIANYLASGPLEKVDASHPAAVEARADVEDRIQRLLAVDGDRTVDSFHRELGQIMWEHCGMERSDAGLRKAIDEIRTLREEFWQRVKVPGSGEGLNQSLEKAGRVADFFELAELMCIDALHREESCGGHFRAEHQTPDGEAQRDDERFAYVAAWEYTAAGTPAVLHKEDLTFEYVHPTQRSYK, encoded by the coding sequence ATGGATCTGTTCACCGAGGGCGACCCGATCGCCGACACCAGGGCCCCCGACGGCCCCGTCGAGACCCGGTGGGAGCGCCGCCGCTTCTCCGCCAAGCTGGTCAACCCGGCCAACCGCCGCAAGATGACCGTGATCGTGGTGGGTACCGGCCTGGCCGGCGGCTCCGCCGCCGCGACCCTCGCCGAGCAGGGCTACCAGGTCAAGTCGTACTGCTACCAGGACAGCCCCCGCCGCGCGCACTCGATCGCCGCGCAGGGTGGCATCAACGCCGCCAAGAACTACCGCAACGACGGTGACTCGGTGCACCGGCTGTTCTACGACACCGTCAAGGGCGGCGACTTCCGCTCCCGGGAGTCGAACGTGCACCGGCTGGCCGAGGTGTCGGTGAACATCATCGACCAGTGCGTTGCCCAGGGCGTGCCGTTCGCCCGCGAGTACGGCGGCCTGCTCGACACCCGCTCCTTCGGTGGCGCCCAGGTGCAGCGCACCTTCTACGCCCGCGGTCAGACGGGCCAGCAGCTGCTGCTCGGCGCGTACCAGGCCCTGGAACGGCAGATCGGCCTGGGCAACGTCGAGATGAACGCCCGGCACGAGATGCTGGAGCTGGTCGTCGTCGACGGCCGGGCCCGCGGCATCGTGGTGCGGGACATGGTCACCGGCGAGATCACCACCGAGATGGCCGACGCGGTGGTGCTGGCCTCCGGCGGGTACGGCAACGTCTTCTACCTCTCCACCAACGCCAAGGGCTGCAACGTCACGGCCACCTGGCGGGCGCACCGCAAGGGTGCGTACTTCGCCAACCCCTGCTACACGCAGATCCACCCGACCTGCATCCCGGTCTCCGGCGACCACCAGTCGAAGCTGACCCTGATGAGCGAGTCGCTGCGCAACGACGGCCGGGTGTGGGTGCCGAAGACCAAGGGCGACGACCGCGACCCCCGCGAGATTCCCGAGGACGAGCGGGACTACTACCTGGAGCGGATCTACCCCTCGTTCGGCAACCTGGTGCCCCGCGACATCGCCTCCCGGGCCGCGAAGAACGTGTGCGACGAGGGCCGCGGCGTCGGGGCGACCAAGCTCGGGGTCTACCTGGACTTCGCCGACGCGATCACGCGGCTCGGCCGCAAGGCCGTCGAGGCCAAGTACGGCAACCTCTTCGAGATGTACGAGCGGATCACCGGCGAGGACCCGTACGAGGTCCCGATGCGGATCTACCCCGCCGTGCACTACACGATGGGTGGCCTGTGGGTCGACTACGACCTCCAGTCGACCATCCCCGGCCTGTTCGTGATCGGCGAGGCGAACTTCTCCGACCACGGCGCGAACCGGCTGGGCGCGTCGGCCCTGATGCAGGGACTCGCCGACGGCTACTTCGTCCTGCCCAGCACCATCGCCAACTACCTGGCGTCCGGGCCGTTGGAGAAGGTCGACGCCAGCCATCCGGCGGCGGTCGAGGCCCGCGCGGACGTCGAGGACCGGATCCAGCGGCTCCTGGCAGTCGACGGCGACCGGACCGTCGACTCGTTCCACCGGGAGCTGGGCCAGATCATGTGGGAGCACTGCGGCATGGAGCGTAGTGACGCCGGCCTCCGCAAGGCGATCGACGAGATCCGGACGCTGCGCGAGGAGTTCTGGCAGCGGGTCAAGGTGCCGGGCTCCGGCGAGGGGCTCAACCAGTCGCTGGAGAAGGCCGGCCGGGTGGCCGACTTCTTCGAGCTGGCCGAGCTCATGTGCATCGACGCGCTGCACCGCGAGGAGTCCTGCGGCGGTCACTTCCGGGCCGAGCACCAGACCCCCGACGGCGAGGCGCAGCGCGACGACGAACGGTTCGCCTATGTCGCGGCGTGGGAGTACACCGCCGCCGGTACGCCTGCCGTGCTGCACAAGGAAGACCTGACCTTCGAATACGTCCACCCCACGCAGCGGAGCTACAAGTGA